Proteins from one Acanthopagrus latus isolate v.2019 chromosome 18, fAcaLat1.1, whole genome shotgun sequence genomic window:
- the LOC119006983 gene encoding transmembrane O-methyltransferase homolog isoform X1, protein MVGGASQAVCVCVCVCVCVCVCVCVCVCILYRGCAPSPLLSSVPWTATSWTPETVSKLQPMIAVSMRNPVVFPVRQLFPSCCSASGFRGLTSVSDRRHSGSGRAAGRTFLRLPVFFTDFEMWLMVFSVPLLPAIVMVSSRCRVRVAALCHRALTWALRLVRGTACVRSTHAFVFSRCTHGKADSVLETFDLYADTHPSLHISPHTAEAVDEVMRRVRPSRVLELGMHCGYTSVRLLRLLPPAGTLVTVEIDPHTAELGEEIILVAGFKHSQFQVLTSSSAEAIPSLCPVLEPDQGTSEGFSLVLMDHDPQRYLPDLLALQRKKLLNPSGCSVLLIYRNRRAEGLREILDHIRARPDYYAIKSELQFMTEIFYQKEERRW, encoded by the exons ATGGTGGGAGGAGCCTCGcaggccgtgtgtgtgtgtgtgtgtgtgtgtgtgtgtgtgtgtgtgtgtgtgtgtgtgtgtgtgtgtattttgtacAGAGGGTGTGCACCCTCACCACTCCTCTCGTCTGTTCCTTGGACTGCTACTTCCTGGACACCAGAAACAGTCAGTAAGCTGCAGCCCATGATCGCAGTGTCTATGAGAAATCCTGTCGTGTTTCCAGTGAGGCAGCTGTTTCCATCTTGCTGCTCAGCTTCTGGGTTTAGAGGACTGACATCTGTGTCTGACAGGAGGCACTCCGGATCTGGACGGGCTGCAGGACGGAC ATTTCTGAGGCTTCCTGTCTTCTTCACAGATTTTGAAATGTGGCTCATGGTTTTTTCTGTCCCGCTGCTTCCTGCCATCGTGATGGTATCCAGCCGCTGTCGTGTCAGAGTTGCCGCGCTGTGCCATCGAGCTCTGACCTGGGCACTGAGGCTGGTGCGAGGAACAGCGTGTGTGAGGAGCACTCACGCCTTCGTGTTCTCCAGATGCACCCATGGCAAAGCTGACAGCGTCCTGGAGACCTTTGACCTTTATGCTGacacacacccctccctccaCATCAGTCCACACACTG CTGAGGCAGTGGATGAGGTGATGAGGCGAGTGCGACCCTCCCGGGTGTTGGAGCTGGGGATGCACTGCGGCTACACATCAGTCCGCCTCCTGcgtctgctgccccctgctggcacACTGGTCACAGTGGAGATAGACCCGCACACAGCAGAGCTTGGGGAGGAGATCATATTGGTTGCTGGCTTCAAACACTCCCAG TTCCAGGTGCTGACATCTAGTTCAGCTGAGGCCATCCCATCATTGTGTCCTGTTCTTGAGCCTGACCAAGGGACCAGTGAGGGGTTCAGTCTGGTGCTGATGGACCATGACCCCCAGCGGTACCTTCCAGACCTACTGGCTTTACAGAGAAAGAAGCTCCTCAACCCGTCTGGCTGCTCTGTCCTCCTGATCTACAGGAACCGAAGAGCTGAAGGTCTCAGAGAAATCCTGGACCACATCAGAGCGAGACCTGACTACTACGCCATCAAGTCAGAGCTTCAGTTTATGACAGAGATCTTCTACCAAAAGGAAGAGAGGCGATGGTAA
- the LOC119006983 gene encoding catechol O-methyltransferase-like isoform X3 translates to MTRFLRLPVFFTDFEMWLMVFSVPLLPAIVMVSSRCRVRVAALCHRALTWALRLVRGTACVRSTHAFVFSRCTHGKADSVLETFDLYADTHPSLHISPHTAEAVDEVMRRVRPSRVLELGMHCGYTSVRLLRLLPPAGTLVTVEIDPHTAELGEEIILVAGFKHSQFQVLTSSSAEAIPSLCPVLEPDQGTSEGFSLVLMDHDPQRYLPDLLALQRKKLLNPSGCSVLLIYRNRRAEGLREILDHIRARPDYYAIKSELQFMTEIFYQKEERRW, encoded by the exons ATGACCAG ATTTCTGAGGCTTCCTGTCTTCTTCACAGATTTTGAAATGTGGCTCATGGTTTTTTCTGTCCCGCTGCTTCCTGCCATCGTGATGGTATCCAGCCGCTGTCGTGTCAGAGTTGCCGCGCTGTGCCATCGAGCTCTGACCTGGGCACTGAGGCTGGTGCGAGGAACAGCGTGTGTGAGGAGCACTCACGCCTTCGTGTTCTCCAGATGCACCCATGGCAAAGCTGACAGCGTCCTGGAGACCTTTGACCTTTATGCTGacacacacccctccctccaCATCAGTCCACACACTG CTGAGGCAGTGGATGAGGTGATGAGGCGAGTGCGACCCTCCCGGGTGTTGGAGCTGGGGATGCACTGCGGCTACACATCAGTCCGCCTCCTGcgtctgctgccccctgctggcacACTGGTCACAGTGGAGATAGACCCGCACACAGCAGAGCTTGGGGAGGAGATCATATTGGTTGCTGGCTTCAAACACTCCCAG TTCCAGGTGCTGACATCTAGTTCAGCTGAGGCCATCCCATCATTGTGTCCTGTTCTTGAGCCTGACCAAGGGACCAGTGAGGGGTTCAGTCTGGTGCTGATGGACCATGACCCCCAGCGGTACCTTCCAGACCTACTGGCTTTACAGAGAAAGAAGCTCCTCAACCCGTCTGGCTGCTCTGTCCTCCTGATCTACAGGAACCGAAGAGCTGAAGGTCTCAGAGAAATCCTGGACCACATCAGAGCGAGACCTGACTACTACGCCATCAAGTCAGAGCTTCAGTTTATGACAGAGATCTTCTACCAAAAGGAAGAGAGGCGATGGTAA
- the LOC119006983 gene encoding catechol O-methyltransferase-like isoform X2, which produces MMTPVRASASPFSDVAITKRFLRLPVFFTDFEMWLMVFSVPLLPAIVMVSSRCRVRVAALCHRALTWALRLVRGTACVRSTHAFVFSRCTHGKADSVLETFDLYADTHPSLHISPHTAEAVDEVMRRVRPSRVLELGMHCGYTSVRLLRLLPPAGTLVTVEIDPHTAELGEEIILVAGFKHSQFQVLTSSSAEAIPSLCPVLEPDQGTSEGFSLVLMDHDPQRYLPDLLALQRKKLLNPSGCSVLLIYRNRRAEGLREILDHIRARPDYYAIKSELQFMTEIFYQKEERRW; this is translated from the exons ATGATGACACCTGTCAGAGCCTCTGCATCACCTTTCTCAGATGTGGCCATTACCAAgag ATTTCTGAGGCTTCCTGTCTTCTTCACAGATTTTGAAATGTGGCTCATGGTTTTTTCTGTCCCGCTGCTTCCTGCCATCGTGATGGTATCCAGCCGCTGTCGTGTCAGAGTTGCCGCGCTGTGCCATCGAGCTCTGACCTGGGCACTGAGGCTGGTGCGAGGAACAGCGTGTGTGAGGAGCACTCACGCCTTCGTGTTCTCCAGATGCACCCATGGCAAAGCTGACAGCGTCCTGGAGACCTTTGACCTTTATGCTGacacacacccctccctccaCATCAGTCCACACACTG CTGAGGCAGTGGATGAGGTGATGAGGCGAGTGCGACCCTCCCGGGTGTTGGAGCTGGGGATGCACTGCGGCTACACATCAGTCCGCCTCCTGcgtctgctgccccctgctggcacACTGGTCACAGTGGAGATAGACCCGCACACAGCAGAGCTTGGGGAGGAGATCATATTGGTTGCTGGCTTCAAACACTCCCAG TTCCAGGTGCTGACATCTAGTTCAGCTGAGGCCATCCCATCATTGTGTCCTGTTCTTGAGCCTGACCAAGGGACCAGTGAGGGGTTCAGTCTGGTGCTGATGGACCATGACCCCCAGCGGTACCTTCCAGACCTACTGGCTTTACAGAGAAAGAAGCTCCTCAACCCGTCTGGCTGCTCTGTCCTCCTGATCTACAGGAACCGAAGAGCTGAAGGTCTCAGAGAAATCCTGGACCACATCAGAGCGAGACCTGACTACTACGCCATCAAGTCAGAGCTTCAGTTTATGACAGAGATCTTCTACCAAAAGGAAGAGAGGCGATGGTAA